The DNA region GTGGACGGAACGGCAGAGCAGGTGGGTCCGCGTTCGATCAAGCAGCTCGAGCGCTATCGCGACGAATGCATCACGAACGTGCTGTCCGCGATTGCCGAAACGAAAGCGCGTCATGGCTTGCGTGCCGACGAATAAGGTCGAGTAATATCTGTGCGTGTGCGGGGCATTGAAACCGATATCCCGCGCGTGCCGTACCTCGTTCAAAGCGACGGAGACATTCGCCATGCCGCGACACGCGGAATTGCCTGCGTATCAGGACGTCGTGCGCGCCGAGTGGGTCGATTACAACGGCCATCTGCGCGACGCGTTCTATATGCTGATTTTCAGCTTCGCCACCGATGCGCTGATCGACCAGATCGGCCTCGACGACACCGTGCGCAAAGCGCGTGGCCGCTCGATCTACACGCTCGAAGCACACATTCACTATCTGCACGAAATCAAGGAAGGCGCCCGGGTGCGGGTGGAGATGCGTGTGCTCGCGTATGACGCCAAGCGCATGCACCTGTACCTCGAAATGTTCGCGGACGACGGCGCTGAAGCCGTCGCGGCGGGCGAGCAGATGCTGTTGCACGTCGATATCGGCGGGCCGCGTTCAGCGGTGTTCGACAGCGACGTCGAAGCGCGCGTGCGCGCGCTCGTCGATGCGCAAGCGGCGCTGCCTGCGCCGCAATACGCGGGGCGCGTGATTGGCTTGCCGGGGCAAACGCGCAAATAGCGCCGCGCGCATTCGCGTGCATGATCGGACAACCTGAGCGGAGCATGCCAGATGCTCGAACCTGAGATGATCGCGTTCGTTGAGCGCACGAAGGGTCTTTATCCGCGCGATCGATCTGTATCGACGTTTGCCGAACAGCGGGCGGTGTACGAACAGTACGCCGCCGCGCTAACGCCGCCATTGCCCGATGGCGTGACGACTCACGACGCGCCTTTCACATCGCCCGATGGACACACGTTCGGCGTGCGCCTGTACGCGCCCGCTGAGCGTGCGCGGTCGATGGGCACGGTGCTGTATTTTCATGGCGGCGGGTTCGTTGTCGGATCGCTCGACAGTCACGCCCTGATCACAGCGCGCATCGCGGCGGATACCGGCTTGTGCGTGTTGACCGTCGATTATCGGCTTGCGCCCGAGCACGCCGCCCCGGCCGCGCACGACGATTGCCTTGCCGTGACGCGTGCCGCGCTCGACGGCCGCCTGCCGTTCGGCCCTTTGCCGCGATCGCTGCAACTGGCAGGCGACAGCGCGGGCGGCACGCTCGCGGCGAGTGTCGCGATGCGTCTGCGCGACGAGGGGAAAGCGGGCGTGGACGGCGTCGCGCTGGTTTATCCGATGCTGGGCATCGAACCGCAATGGCCCGCGCGCGACTCGGAAGCCGATGCGCCGATGCTCACGCTTGCCGATGTGCGACGCTACGGCGCGCTGTATTGGTCCAGTCGGGCACGCGATCACGCGTGGACTGTTCCGCTCGAAGCATCACGCTATGATGGATTGCCGCCGACGCTTGCGATCGGCGTCGAGCACGACCCGTTGCGCGACGACGCGCGGGTCTTTGCGGAACGCATCCGCGCGGCGGGAGGACAGGCGAGTGCGCCCGTCGGCATCGGCCTCGTGCACGGCTCGTGGCGCGCGCTGGCGACGAGCCCCGGCGTGCAATGGATGCATCGCGAAGTGTGTCGCTTCCTCGTCGAACACGCTGCCGGTTGACGGCGGGAATCCCGGCCGCCGATTGTTGCCAGAAACGCTGGTTATGCAGCGAATGCGTGCTCGAGCACTTCGGCCGCGATCATGGCGGCGGCGTTTGCGGGAGCAGGGCGTTCGGCTGGCTTGAAGACGGCGTCGCCACGCCGGATCTTTCGGCGCGAAACCGCGCAGGTACCGGAGGTGTGCGCCGAGCGGCGGCGCCAGCGCTGCTCGCCGTAGTGGCAGCGGCCGGGTTCGATCCAGCGGATCACCAGCGTCGTGTCAGAGTGTTCGAGAATCTCGATGCGCAACCCGTTAGCGCCCATCAACGGTAAACACTCCAGAGTGGTCATGGTCGGCTCCGTATTTGTGGTGTGCCGAATGTAGACCCACGCGCGCGTGAGAGCCATTGTGCCCGCGTAGAAACACTGTTCCCGATTCCGCAATAATGAGATGGTGGACATGCACACGAACGGTAATAAGGGGATTTGCGGCTCGTCATAGCGATTACACGCAAATATGCAACGAACTGTTGTATGAAAGGCAGAAAAGGGCCGGACCGTTTGTCTGGTCTGCCGGGGAACGTTGCATCCTTTAAGATGGACGGCTGGCAACCCCGCGGCGAGCACGCGCAGGCATCGCGCATGCGCGTGCGTTGGCGATGCTGCCCGCCCCACCATTGCGATGCGCGATCGTTGAACGCGCATCGAGTTCCATCACGAGGTCACATGAACCAACGCCCGCCCGACGTTCCATCCGAGGCCGACATGCCGAATCGCCGCAAGGCGCAGCGGATTGCTTCGGCGGCGCTGTATGCCGTCATGGTGGCGCTGGCGATCTGGGTGATCCGCGATTTCGTGCCGGCCATTGCCTGGGCTTGCGTGATCGCGATTGCGCTGTGGCCGGCGTTTCACCGGATCGAAGAGCACAGGCTGTTCAAGGGGCGCTCGACGCTGATCGCGACCGTTCTGACCATTGCCATCGGCTTGCTGTTTCTGCTGCCTGTCGGAATCGGGATTGCGCAGGCGGCGGCCGAGGCGCACGACGTGATCGAATGGGCGCGCGACGTCCAGGAGAACGGCATTCCGTTGCCGGACTTCGTTCAGCATTTGCCGTTTGGCGCGGCGCAGATCGGGGCGTGGTGGCAGGAAAACCTGACGCAGCCGCTGCGCGATTCGCCCGCCATGAAGGGCTTGCACGGCGGCGCGGTCGTCACGTTCGGCCGGCATTTCGGCGCGCGGGCGGCGCACGCGCTGATGCTGTTCGGCTTCATGCTCGTCACGCTGTTCGTGATCTTTCAGGCGGGGCCGAAGCTGTCGGGCGAATTGATGAAGGGCGTGCGGCGCGCGTTCGGCTATGACGGCATGCATCTGGCCGAACGGATGGCGGCGGCTGTGCGCGGGACGGTGTCGGGGCTGGTGGTCGTCGGGATCGGCGAGGGCGCGTTGCTGTTGCTCGCGTATATGTTGACGGGCGTGCCGCACGCGGCGTTGCTCGGTTTCGTCACGGCGATCGCTGCGATGCTGCCGTTTTGCGCGCCGATCGTATTCTGCGGCGCCGCGCTGTGGCTCTTCATCGAGCAAGGCGCGCTCGTGCCCGCGATTGGCCTTGCTGTGTTCGGCTTCGTCGTCGCGTTTGTCGCCGAGCACTTCGTGCGGCCGGTGCTGATAGGCAGTTCCGCGCGGCTGCCGTTTCTGCTCGTGCTGTTCGGGATTCTTGGCGGCGCGGAGACGTTTGGGCTGCTCGGGCTGTTCGTCGGCCCGGCGCTGATGACGGTGCTGATGGTGCTATGGACCGAGTGGGTCGAGCGCTGATGTGGCTTTCCTGATTGCAGCGTTGAGTTTGGCGTGGCTCGCGTGACGGGCTGATCGCCGATCTCAGGCGGGCCCCGAGCCGCGCAGGCGCAGCGTCAGTACGCGCGAGATCGGCACCGATACTTTCGCGACGGCGAACAGCGAGCCGATCGCGACGGCATCTGCGACGAGACCGAGCGGTACGTTCAGATAGCCGTCTGTTGCCGTATAGAGCAGCGAGTCGACGACCAGCGAGATCACTGTCCCCGCGACGAAACACAAGAGGCCTTTGCGCCCGACAAGTCCTATCCACGGCAGGCGTTGAGCCAGCGCTCGCGCCCAGCCGATGCGCACCATATTCGCGACGAGCCATGCGATCGCGAGGAAATTGACCGCGCGCAGCCACGACAGATTCTGTTTCAGGCTGCTGTCCAGCGGCCCCACTTCCACGAAAAGCTTGAACCAGGCGGCAGCTGCGACGATGCCGCAGGCGAACACTGTCAATAGCCACCCGTGGCGGTGCGCACTCGCGCGCTGATAGACGGGTTGCGTCTGCGCGATCACGCCGAGCACGAACATCAACTGCCACGCGAAGGGGTTGAAGTCCCACTGCGCGTCTTCCGCGACAGGGAGATGGGGGAGCAACGACGGCGCAATCGACCACACGGCGAGGCTGCCCGCCAGCAGCAGCCACGGCTTGCTGCGCGCGAGCGGCAGGATGGCGGGCACGGCAAACGCGAAAAACGCGTACATGGGCAGTACCGACGCCAGGTACGGCTGGCGACGGAACAGCAGGATGTCGCGCAGGACCGCAGTGGGCGTGTCCATCATGTCGTCGAGATCGGTCGTGGCCATGTTGGGCGCGTCGATGCTGAACGCGCTCATCACGGCGCTTACGAGCAGCATCAGGACGGCTGTAATCAGAAACGCCCTATACAGCTCGAGCGAACGCTTGAAAAAGCGGTTGCGTGCGTCGGCTTCCGTGTGGCGTTTCGCAAGCGAAGCGTAAGCCGTGGCCGTCGCGAATCCACCGAGGAAGACGAAGACTTCGGCCGCGTCGCACAGCGCGTACGCGTGCAGCGTCGCGCGCGACAGGATGCTGCCGCCGATGTGGTCGACGACGATAAATACAAGAACTAGCCCCCGGAAGAAGTCCAGTTCGATCAGACGGTTTTTGGATGTCTGCATGCGGTTTTTCGGGCGAAAACGCCTCCGCGAGACGGTGCGCGGGTGACGCGCAGCGCAGGCTCGGTGAGGCTGGAATTGGGGTGTTGCTGTGTGGCTGTTGCGCTGGTCGCGGTCCCTGTGCTGTGCGTGGGAGGGCTTTGGCGCGGTAGCGCGGCGTTGCTTCGTGGCGGTTTCTATGAGGTTTCGCAGCATAGGGACCGGACGTGGAATCGCCGCACGACCCCATGTGGACCGACATTATCTCTCAGAGTTCCTCCTGGTTGTGTTTTTGTTGGGAACGTGGTTGGGGTGGGCGAGGTCGGGGCTTGAATTTGAGATGGGGGTTGGCGAAAACGGTTCGGGTATTGGCGGGAAAGGTGGTGGGTGGGTTCGTATGCTGGCGGGTCGCTGAAATGCAGCATGTTTTGTGATGCATAGGCGGAAGCGGGAATCCGACGGTACACATCGAACACCTATGGACGACGAGGGGAGTCCTGGCTCGATCGGCGTGACGGTGTGCATCGATGCTGAGCTCTGTGCGACAGAACCGCGACGCGATCGTCTGAGGGCGGGGGCGAGTGAAGATAAAAGGATGGGCAATGAAAGCGGCTTCAAATGTACCGCGCAATCGATCGAGCTTGGGCTGCTGGTTTGCAGCAGTGATCGCGGCGTGTGCGGGATTGTCTGGGTGTGCAATGGCGCCTGGTATGAAGATGACTCCCCCAGTCGAATTGTCGACGAGCGCGATGGGTGTTCAATCCAGCGTTAAGGACTCGTTCGTGCCCATCTCCACCATAGACGCCGCTCTGATCGCGCGGATGAAGGACGACCTGTCGCGTACAAGTTCGCTCCAGATACAGAGCCTTTTAACAACGGCCGAACCTTACGCGCTCGGTAAGGGCGATGTTCTTCAGATTACGGTTTGGGATCATCCCGAGTTAGTGCAGGCGCAAGGTCCCCTCGGCCAAACAGCTACTCGGCCTTCCGATCCTGTGCCCGGATTCGTGATTGACCAGGATGGCAATCTGGATTTTCCGTATGTCGGGCCAATTCATGTCGAAGGTCTGAAGCCTGAGCAGGTCCAACGACGTCTGGCCGTGGCGCTGACAAAGGTTTTCGTCAAGCCGCAAGTCACGGTGCGTGTTGCTTCGTTTCGCGCCAAGCAGATCTATGTCGATGGCGAGGTACACACGCCGGGCACGCTGCCGCTTAACGATATTCCGATGACCCTTTATGACGCTGTGAACCGGGCGGGTGGATTTGCAGCGACGGCGGATCAGAGCCGGATGGTACTCGTCCGCGATGGACATTCTTATTCGCTTGACCTTACCGGGATGTTAGAGAAAGGAGTCAACCCCGCAAGGATCGTTCTGAAAAATGGCGACCTCCTACGTGTGGTCGCACGTGACGACAATGGCGTATTCGTAATGGGCGAGGTGAACAAGCCTGTCACTGCTGTGCCAATGAAAAGCGGAAGGTTGACGTTGAGCGAAGCGATTTCCCAGGCGGGAAGCTTGAATAACGCAACTGCAGATGCATCGGAAGTGTATGTCATTCGCGACTCCATGAGTCCGACCCCGCAGATCTATCACCTTGATGCAAAGTCCCCGGTCGCGATGATCTTCGCGAACCAGTTCGAACTCAATCCTCGTGACGTTGTGTATGTCGATGGTAATGGACTCGTGCGCTTTTCTCGCGTGCTGAGCTTGCTATTGCCCGCCGTCAACGCGGCGCTAGCTGGTGCGATCGTGGCCAAATGATCAAGTCGATACTAGTCGTATGCGTCGGCAACATCTGTCGCAGCCCGATGGCTCAGAACCTGATTAGTCGCGAAGTCCCCGGCGTCACTGTGGTGTCGGCCGGGCTCAACGCCGTCATAGGTTCGGCGCCTGATCCGATGGCGATACGCGTCGCTGCCGAAGCGGGGCTCGACATCGCCGCGCATCGAGCACAGCAGTTGAACGTCGAACTAGTTCGGTTCGCCGATCTGATCCTCACGATGGAAGCGACGCACAAGCACCAGATCATGCGCCAGCACCCAGTCGCATCGGGCAAGGTATTTCGGATTGGAGAGATCGGGCGTTTCGACGTGCCC from Paraburkholderia caribensis includes:
- a CDS encoding thioesterase family protein — encoded protein: MPRHAELPAYQDVVRAEWVDYNGHLRDAFYMLIFSFATDALIDQIGLDDTVRKARGRSIYTLEAHIHYLHEIKEGARVRVEMRVLAYDAKRMHLYLEMFADDGAEAVAAGEQMLLHVDIGGPRSAVFDSDVEARVRALVDAQAALPAPQYAGRVIGLPGQTRK
- a CDS encoding alpha/beta hydrolase, whose product is MLEPEMIAFVERTKGLYPRDRSVSTFAEQRAVYEQYAAALTPPLPDGVTTHDAPFTSPDGHTFGVRLYAPAERARSMGTVLYFHGGGFVVGSLDSHALITARIAADTGLCVLTVDYRLAPEHAAPAAHDDCLAVTRAALDGRLPFGPLPRSLQLAGDSAGGTLAASVAMRLRDEGKAGVDGVALVYPMLGIEPQWPARDSEADAPMLTLADVRRYGALYWSSRARDHAWTVPLEASRYDGLPPTLAIGVEHDPLRDDARVFAERIRAAGGQASAPVGIGLVHGSWRALATSPGVQWMHREVCRFLVEHAAG
- a CDS encoding DUF3331 domain-containing protein → MTTLECLPLMGANGLRIEILEHSDTTLVIRWIEPGRCHYGEQRWRRRSAHTSGTCAVSRRKIRRGDAVFKPAERPAPANAAAMIAAEVLEHAFAA
- a CDS encoding AI-2E family transporter, translating into MNQRPPDVPSEADMPNRRKAQRIASAALYAVMVALAIWVIRDFVPAIAWACVIAIALWPAFHRIEEHRLFKGRSTLIATVLTIAIGLLFLLPVGIGIAQAAAEAHDVIEWARDVQENGIPLPDFVQHLPFGAAQIGAWWQENLTQPLRDSPAMKGLHGGAVVTFGRHFGARAAHALMLFGFMLVTLFVIFQAGPKLSGELMKGVRRAFGYDGMHLAERMAAAVRGTVSGLVVVGIGEGALLLLAYMLTGVPHAALLGFVTAIAAMLPFCAPIVFCGAALWLFIEQGALVPAIGLAVFGFVVAFVAEHFVRPVLIGSSARLPFLLVLFGILGGAETFGLLGLFVGPALMTVLMVLWTEWVER
- a CDS encoding OpgC domain-containing protein translates to MQTSKNRLIELDFFRGLVLVFIVVDHIGGSILSRATLHAYALCDAAEVFVFLGGFATATAYASLAKRHTEADARNRFFKRSLELYRAFLITAVLMLLVSAVMSAFSIDAPNMATTDLDDMMDTPTAVLRDILLFRRQPYLASVLPMYAFFAFAVPAILPLARSKPWLLLAGSLAVWSIAPSLLPHLPVAEDAQWDFNPFAWQLMFVLGVIAQTQPVYQRASAHRHGWLLTVFACGIVAAAAWFKLFVEVGPLDSSLKQNLSWLRAVNFLAIAWLVANMVRIGWARALAQRLPWIGLVGRKGLLCFVAGTVISLVVDSLLYTATDGYLNVPLGLVADAVAIGSLFAVAKVSVPISRVLTLRLRGSGPA
- a CDS encoding polysaccharide biosynthesis/export family protein, whose translation is MKMTPPVELSTSAMGVQSSVKDSFVPISTIDAALIARMKDDLSRTSSLQIQSLLTTAEPYALGKGDVLQITVWDHPELVQAQGPLGQTATRPSDPVPGFVIDQDGNLDFPYVGPIHVEGLKPEQVQRRLAVALTKVFVKPQVTVRVASFRAKQIYVDGEVHTPGTLPLNDIPMTLYDAVNRAGGFAATADQSRMVLVRDGHSYSLDLTGMLEKGVNPARIVLKNGDLLRVVARDDNGVFVMGEVNKPVTAVPMKSGRLTLSEAISQAGSLNNATADASEVYVIRDSMSPTPQIYHLDAKSPVAMIFANQFELNPRDVVYVDGNGLVRFSRVLSLLLPAVNAALAGAIVAK
- a CDS encoding low molecular weight protein-tyrosine-phosphatase, which produces MIKSILVVCVGNICRSPMAQNLISREVPGVTVVSAGLNAVIGSAPDPMAIRVAAEAGLDIAAHRAQQLNVELVRFADLILTMEATHKHQIMRQHPVASGKVFRIGEIGRFDVPDPYRKPVKHFHEAFELIRMGADAWAPRIKAMA